In Aedes albopictus strain Foshan chromosome 3, AalbF5, whole genome shotgun sequence, the following are encoded in one genomic region:
- the LOC134291823 gene encoding defensin-B-like, giving the protein MQSLTVICFLAMYTVAITSAYPQEPVLADEVRSFANSLFDELPEESYQAAVENLHLKRATCDLLSGFGVGDSACAAHCIARGNRGGYCNSQKVCVCRN; this is encoded by the exons ATGCAGTCCCTCACGGTGATTTGTTTCCTGGCTATGTACACCGTGGCCATCACCAGCGCTTACCCACAGGAACCGGTGCTGGCGGACGAGGTCCGTTCTTTTGCCAATTCCCTTT TCgatgaacttccggaggaatcctacCAAGCTGCCGTGGAGAACTTGCACCTTAAACGGGCCACCTGTGATCTGCTGAGTGGATTCGGGGTGGGCGATAGTGCCTGTGCCGCCCATTGCATTGCCCGGGGCAATCGGGGAGGCTACTGCAACTCGCAGAAGGTGTGCGTCTGCCGAAACTGA